The Eurosta solidaginis isolate ZX-2024a chromosome 4, ASM4086904v1, whole genome shotgun sequence genome includes a window with the following:
- the LOC137249306 gene encoding uncharacterized protein isoform X2, whose amino-acid sequence MPSPSQSAQSLMITNRDSLVPLAQPDHQQASNGTGNTKLSCVQSQYEQASNDKGAAVLSCASSSTKNRLLFRILPVKLYGRQRRIDMYALLDEGSSITMLDDSIAKELDLRCRPHHLSVQWFRGHAVREQANLVDLPISGLGMAKKHKLQNVYAVQNLQLPMQSLSSADLQCEYNQISKLPVKPLIDAVQKMLIGIGNCHLGLASTTIAMKQYGPFAANTELGWVVFRPNGKQSQVPSKCLFVNTNVNRSLHDIVADFFEVESFGVRAAPPIESEADVRARAILEATTRRVGTRFETGLLWQQDKVTLPGHGDKKIGEC is encoded by the coding sequence ATGCCTTCGCCGTCACAGTCAGCCCAGTCGTTAATGATCACCAATCGGGATTCGTTAGTACCACTTGCTCAGCCAGACCACCAACAAGCGTCGAATGGTACAGGTAATACAAAATTGAGTTGCGTCCAATCACAATATGAACAAGCTTCGAATGATAAGGGTGCAGCTGTTTTGAGCTGTGCATCAAGCTCTACCAAGAATAGGCTACTTTTTCGCATCCTTCCCGTAAAATTATACGGACGACAACGCCGAATCGACATGTATGCTCTGcttgatgaaggttcatctataACCATGCTGGATGACAGTATCGCCAAGGAGTTAGACTTGCGATGCCGACCGCACCACCTCAGTGTCCAATGGTTCAGAGGACACGCTGTACGCGAGCAAGCAAACCTGGTCGACCTACCCATAAGTGGTCTTGGTATGGCAAAAAAGCACAAGCTGCAAAACGTCTATGCCGTGCAAAACCTACAGCTGCCTATGCAAAGCCTTAGTTCAGCCGATCTACAGTGTGAGTATAATCAAATAAGTAAACTTCCGGTAAAGCCACTTATTGACGCAGTGCAAAAAATGCTCATCGGCATAGGCAATTGCCATTTAGGTCTGGCATCTACCACCATCGCAATGAAACAGTATGGTCCATTTGCAGCAAACACAGAGCTTGGTTGGGTAGTGTTTCGACCAAATGGTAAGCAGTCTCAAGTGCCATCAAAGTGCTTATTCGTTAATACCAATGTGAATAGATCGCTTCACGATATTGTAGCTGACTTTTTTGAAGTCGAAAGTTTTGGTGTAAGGGCCGCACCACCTATCGAAAGTGAAGCTGATGTTCGCGCCAGAGCAATACTAGAGGCAACCACACGTCGCGTTGGTACAAGGTTCGAGACCGGTCTTTTATGGCAACAAGACAAAGTCACGCTACCCGGCCATGGCGATAAAAAGATTGGTGAGTGTTGA
- the LOC137249306 gene encoding uncharacterized protein isoform X1, with amino-acid sequence MLKGPQEYRPLPAILFNSCERAIGVCGDIKEMFHQVLIREEDRCAQRFLWRDGDSSKQPDIFEMCVMTFGAACSPSAAHHVKIRNAMDHRNDDPITTRAIKSIVDNHYVDDLVDSFDTTTEAIAIAKKVKAIHLDAGFELRDFSSSSQEVSAALDGTDLIKFLGKKEDLSTGRVLGLHWCPTTDCFSFSPKFNNVSEEVLRGDRRPTKRQLGLLANFVVGAKLVMREVWRHETSWDDPLPENIADLWEMWYKQLDAVIEYAIPRCYFRNGSPAQLQLHVFVDASENAFAAVAYWRATNCHGDVEISFICAKSKCAPLKPLSVPRLELQAAVLGTRLMQTIRDEHNLKFERCILSSDSKTVVSWVRSKHRRYKPFVQHRIAEVLAATKVSDWKWIPTKENVADEATRFNNKVDFSPAARWLYGPAFLRQNESMWPYEETITTTDQDCEEELRPRYALVTVSCEFINFNRFSSFNRLLRTTAWVIRFVESCRHREQGNNQYGLTSDNLQTAKPLLCRLAQAESFRAEILGTRSGQGVSSDSTLLQLSPYLDSDGLLPVHGRIDAASWLPADTRHPIILPPTHLFTKL; translated from the coding sequence ATGCTGAAAGGGCCGCAAGAGTATAGGCCATTGCCTGCGATCCTTTTTAATTCTTGTGAGCGAGCAATAGGTGTCTGCGGCGACATCAAAGAGATGTTCCATCAAGTGTTGATACGCGAAGAAGACAGGTGTGCCCAAAGATTTCTGTGGCGAGACGGGGACTCAAGCAAACAACCCGATATATTTGAAATGTGCGTGATGACATTTGGCGCAGCTTGCTCACCCAGTGCAGCTCACCACGTAAAGATCCGAAATGCCATGGATCACCGAAATGACGATCCTATTACAACTCGTGCCATAAAATCGATCGTAGACAACCATTACGTTGATGATCTTGTGGACAGCTTCGATACCACAACCGAAGCAATTGCCATCGCCAAGAAAGTTAAGGCCATTCACCTGGATGCCGGGTTTGAGTTACGTGATTTCTCGTCGAGCTCACAAGAGGTATCCGCTGCATTGGATGGGACGGATCTTATAAAATTTCTCGGTAAGAAAGAAGATTTGTCCACGGGGAGAGTATTGGGTCTGCATTGGTGCCCAACTACGGATTGCTTTAGTTTCAGTCCGAAATTCAATAACGTCAGCGAAGAGGTGTTGCGAGGTGACAGGCGGCCTACTAAGCGACAACTAGGACTTCTCGCCAATTTCGTCGTTGGTGCCAAACTCGTCATGCGTGAAGTATGGCGCCATGAAACCAGCTGGGATGATCCACTGCCCGAAAACATTGCCGATTTGTGGGAAATGTGGTATAAGCAACTAGACGCCGTAATTGAGTATGCAATTCCTCGTTGTTATTTCCGGAACGGCAGTCCAGCACAACTACAGCTCCATGTATTCGTGGACGCCAGCGAAAATGCATTCGCAGCCGTTGCGTACTGGAGAGCAACCAATTGTCATGGTGACGTCGAAATATCCTTTATATGCGCGAAATCAAAATGCGCTCCATTAAAACCACTGTCTGTACCACGGCTAGAACTCCAAGCAGCCGTTCTGGGTACGCGTTTGATGCAAACTATACGCGACGAACACAATCTAAAGTTTGAAAGGTGCATACTGTCGAGCGATTCTAAAACCGTCGTCTCATGGGTTCGAAGCAAACATCGCCGATACAAACCATTTGTCCAACATAGAATCGCTGAAGTCTTGGCCGCCACAAAGGTATCTGATTGGAAGTGGATACCCACCAAGGAGAACGTAGCTGATGAGGCCACACGCTTCAACAACAAAGTCGATTTCAGCCCAGCCGCCCGTTGGTTATATGGTCCCGCATTTCTTCGCCAGAATGAGTCTATGTGGCCTTACGAAGAAACCATCACCACGACTGATCAAGACTGCGAGGAAGAACTCCGCCCACGATACGCATTGGTCACTGTAAGTtgtgaatttataaattttaatcgcTTCTCTTCATTCAACAGGTTGTTGAGAACTACAGCCTGGGTCATTCGTTTTGTTGAATCATGTCGCCATCGAGAGCAAGGCAATAATCAGTATGGGCTAACTTCCGACAATCTACAAACCGCCAAGCCTCTTCTTTGTCGTCTTGCACAAGCCGAGTCATTCCGCGCAGAAATTCTTGGTACTCGAAGTGGGCAAGGAGTATCATCAGACAGTACATTGTTGCAGCTGTCACCCTACCTCGACAGCGACGGTTTACTGCCCGTTCACGGCCGCATAGATGCTGCCAGCTGGCTTCCAGCTGATACCCGGCACCCCATAATACTTCCGCCAACACATCTGTTCACGAAGTTGTAA